A stretch of Kaistella flava (ex Peng et al. 2021) DNA encodes these proteins:
- a CDS encoding tyrosine-type recombinase/integrase, protein MENLQTYLQNELTEKTLKSYLYEIEKFRKHYKNPEKLNYQNLMEYVELLRKNYNPQSINRTIYALKKYYDYLVETGQITYNPAKNIKIRDGKENPVQLQELLTEKELQQLLEPRKERYPMLKKRNFIIMSLIVNQALLVGDIERLKIEDLDLKNAKIKIQKTGITNERILNLKAEQILLFYQYLKEERELLSKNQILKTSIFLLNKLGSKITNDDINYLISTYQKSFTKKITSVKIRQSVIKLKLDQGENLRKVQYFAGHKHADTTEKYRETGIEALQSAINQFHPIK, encoded by the coding sequence ATGGAGAATCTACAAACCTATCTACAAAATGAACTCACAGAAAAAACTTTAAAAAGTTATCTTTATGAGATAGAGAAGTTTAGGAAACATTACAAAAATCCTGAAAAACTGAACTATCAGAATTTAATGGAATATGTAGAATTACTGCGGAAAAACTACAATCCCCAAAGCATCAACAGAACGATTTACGCTCTTAAAAAATACTATGATTATTTAGTGGAAACAGGACAGATCACCTACAATCCTGCAAAGAACATTAAGATCAGGGACGGAAAGGAAAACCCGGTACAGTTGCAGGAACTGCTCACGGAAAAAGAATTGCAACAACTGTTAGAACCCCGAAAAGAGCGTTATCCAATGCTTAAAAAAAGAAACTTTATAATTATGAGTTTAATCGTCAACCAAGCACTTTTGGTGGGTGATATTGAACGATTAAAGATAGAAGATTTAGACCTAAAAAATGCTAAAATAAAAATCCAAAAAACAGGAATTACCAACGAAAGAATCCTGAATTTAAAAGCCGAACAAATCTTATTATTTTATCAATATCTAAAGGAAGAAAGAGAACTTTTATCTAAAAACCAAATACTAAAAACTTCTATTTTTCTATTGAATAAACTCGGTTCAAAAATTACAAATGATGACATTAATTATCTTATATCAACTTATCAGAAGTCGTTTACAAAGAAAATCACGAGCGTAAAAATCCGCCAAAGTGTTATAAAACTGAAATTAGACCAGGGCGAGAACTTAAGGAAAGTCCAATATTTTGCCGGACACAAACACGCCGACACGACTGAAAAGTATCGGGAAACAGGAATTGAAGCCCTGCAATCAGCGATCAACCAGTTCCATCCAATCAAATAG